The region AAAAGTCACCGATGCGAACGGCAACCCGGTCTCTGGTGTGGAGGTGAGCTTCCTGGCAGGCAACGACGCGACGGTGGTGACGGAAACCGTTACGACCGGAGCGGACGGTATGGCCGCGACCCACCCTGACCAGCATGACGGCGGGCACCTCGACGGTGACGGCGAAGGTGGGCGACAGCGAGCAGAAGGTTGACGTGAACTTCGTGGCCGACAGTGACACCGCTGCCCATTACTGATGA is a window of Serratia quinivorans DNA encoding:
- a CDS encoding Bacterial Ig-like domain (group 1), with amino-acid sequence MTSLKAGTYAVTAEVNGKGTSKNTTFVADKDSAGIADGDLAVGDNNAVADGKSTDSVTAKVTDANGNPVSGVEVSFLAGNDATVVTETVTTGADGMAATHPDQHDGGHLDGDGEGGRQRAEG